A window of Apium graveolens cultivar Ventura chromosome 8, ASM990537v1, whole genome shotgun sequence contains these coding sequences:
- the LOC141678700 gene encoding putative pectinesterase/pectinesterase inhibitor 47, whose translation MAQPKSKTAFIFVVLFALFVVIHAQPKSTPQPPSIACKSSLYPRLCRSVLSAFRFSPTNPSSYGKFSVKQSLKQARRLTKTINRYLKRSKQTISQEERNALQDCEQLFDLTEGYLEMITLELKTAPAMTDGLIGKIETLLSGVVTNQDTCYDGLVESGSSLATLLKEPLSNATVLYSVSLGLVTHAIARDRKRGPRKGKVFGGEGFPAIFSSSKLKKALNGYYARGAQKAGRNLADDKDNSGGIVVNNVVIVSPFGGSNFTSINQAVEFAPFNSKVEDGYFIIYAMEGIYEEYITIPKHKKNIMLLGVGINRTIITGNHSVVDGWSTFNSATFIVSGERFVAIDVTFKNTAGPEKHQAVAVRNNADLSTFYRCSFEGYQDTLYVHSLRQFYRECDIYGTVDFIFGNSASVFQKCNIYIRKPMANQKTAITAQGRTDPNQKTGISIHNCTIQAAPDLALDVNGTTKNYLGRPWKQYSRTVFMQSYIGDLITPNGWLEWNGTVGLDTLYYGEYRNYGPGANTSSRVQWPGYGQLNATQAWNFTVFNLTLGDTWLPYTTIPFVEGLLTDDN comes from the exons ATGGCTCAACCAAAAAGCAAAACAGCCTTCATCTTTGTAGTTCTTTTTGCTTTATTCGTAGTCATCCATGCACAACCCAAATCAACACCCCAACCACCTTCCATTGCTTGCAAATCAAGTCTCTACCCTAGACTCTGTCGCTCAGTCCTCTCCGCATTTCGCTTCTCCCCCACAAACCCTTCCAGCTACGGCAAATTCTCCGTAAAACAAAGCCTCAAACAAGCTCGAAGACTTACCAAAACCATCAACCGTTACTTAAAAAGATCAAAACAAACAATTAGCCAAGAAGAAAGAAATGCACTACAAGATTGCGAACAACTATTTGATCTAACCGAGGGATACTTGGAAATGATCACCTTAGAGTTGAAGACTGCCCCGGCTATGACCGACGGACTTATTGGTAAAATCGAGACGTTGTTGAGCGGCGTTGTGACAAATCAGGACACATGCTACGATGGTCTTGTGGAGAGTGGTAGTAGCTTGGCTACATTGTTGAAAGAGCCTCTTTCTAATGCTACTGTTTTGTATAGCGTTTCATTAGGTTTGGTTACGCATGCTATTGCACGTGACCGGAAGCGTGGCCCCAGAAAGGGCAAGGTTTTCGGCGGAGAAGGTTTCCCGGCGATCTTTAGTTCGTCGAAATTAAAGAAG GCTTTAAATGGATACTACGCAAGAGGAGCTCAAAAGGCCGGAAGAAACCTGGCCGACGACAAAGATAACAGCGGCGGCATTGTGGTTAACAACGTGGTTATAGTAAGCCCATTTGGAGGTAGCAACTTCACAAGCATCAACCAAGCCGTCGAGTTTGCGCCTTTCAACTCAAAAGTCGAAGATGGCTACTTCATTATTTACGCAATGGAAGGAATTTACGAAGAATATATCACCATTCCTAAGCATAAGAAAAATATAATGTTGCTCGGAGTCGGAATTAATCGCACCATCATCACCGGAAATCATAGTGTTGTTGATGGATGGTCCACCTTCAATTCTGCTACCTTTA TTGTTTCTGGGGAACGATTTGTTGCAATCGATGTAACGTTCAAGAACACAGCTGGACCGGAGAAGCACCAAGCAGTGGCAGTGAGGAACAATGCCGATCTTTCAACGTTTTATCGGTGTAGTTTCGAAGGTTATCAAGACACTCTATATGTTCATTCCCTCAGACAATTCTACAGAGAATGTGACATTTACGGAACCGTAGATTTCATATTCGGAAACTCAGCTTCCGTTTTCCAAAAATGCAACATATATATCCGCAAACCAATGGCTAATCAAAAGACCGCCATCACGGCTCAAGGCCGAACAGACCCGAATCAGAAGACAGGCATTTCAATCCACAACTGCACCATTCAAGCTGCTCCGGACTTGGCATTGGATGTAAATGGCACGACCAAGAATTATCTCGGTCGACCCTGGAAACAATATTCGAGAACCGTGTTCATGCAATCGTATATCGGAGATTTGATTACCCCGAACGGATGGCTGGAATGGAATGGCACAGTGGGATTGGACACGTTGTATTACGGCGAGTACAGGAATTATGGACCCGGAGCAAACACTAGTAGTAGAGTTCAATGGCCTGGTTATGGACAACTGAATGCTACTCAAGCCTGGAATTTCACTGTGTTTAATCTCACCTTGGGGGATACTTGGTTGCCTTATACTACTATCCCCTTTGTGGAAGGATTATTGACGGACGACAATTAG